From Solibacillus sp. FSL W7-1464:
TTAAGAATAAAGCTCATCTAAAATGGCGATTTTCTTGGCGATTGATTCTTCAAATGTCAGGATATATGCTGCTGGATCTTTCGGGTTGTGGAACTGTGTAATTTTGCCGGTCGTTGGATGTACGAACTTCGAGGAAGCGCCGCAGCCAATCCCTAAAATTGTCTGTACTTCTTCCATAATGACAATATTGTAGATCGATTCTTCTTCCGGTTTACAATACCCGACGTTTTCCAAGTTTCCTAAAATATTTTTCTGGCGGTATAAGTAATATGGAACATAGCCGTTTTCAGCTGTCCATTCTGTTGCCATCTGCATCATTTTCCCTACCGTATCACGGTCGGCTACTTTATACTTATCTTTGTTTCGTGTCATTTCCGATGCGCGCTTGAAGCTGAGTGTATGCACCGTTAAACTTTCAGGCTGCATTTTTGCTGATTCCGCCAATGAATGCTCGAATTCTTCAATACCTTCGTTCGGCAAGCCGATAATCAAATCCATATTGATATTATTCATACCGGAATTGCGTGATAGCCAAAACTTCTCCACTGTTTCTTCAACCGTATGGTGGCGCCCAATTGCTTTTAATGTTTCTTGCGTATAGCTTTGCGGGTTAACGGAAATGCGGTCAATACCCCATTTTTTCAATACTTCTATTTTCTCAGGAGTAATTGTATCCGGGCGCCCTGCTTCAACCGTAATTTCACGAATGGTCTCTGGGTTCGGGAAAGCATCGAACATTGTTTTATATAATGCATCCATCTCATGTGCCTCGATTGAAGTCGGTGTTCCTCCGCCCCAGTAAATCGAAGTAATGCGCATATTTTTTTCTGTCAGCCACTTGCCCATTTCACGCAGCTCAATATGCAGGCCATCGATAAATTTCTCTACACGTCCTGCCTTACGATTTGATTGGATGGCATAGGCCGGGAATGTACAATACGCACACATTGTCGGACAAAACGGAACCCCAATATAAATTGAAATTTCCTTTCCAAGCTCGTCCAGATCGGGAATCACCGTAAGTTGTCGCTCAACAATCGCTTTCATTAATGCGATTTTCTGATCCGAAATCCGGTAATCTTCTTTTAGTACCGCGGCAATTTGTTCATCGTTCATACCGGCTTTACGATATTTATGATAAAGCTTTGTCGGACGGACTCCTGTTAAAATCCCCCACTGCTGAGTCATACCGGAATATTGTTCAAGTACATCAAGCATGACATGTGACAATGCACGCTTCATTCGGATATTTTGCTCTTTTTCCGTTCCTTCTGTTGAATATTTAATCGAATAGTCGCTCGTATATTCCTGGCCATCCACTTTCAGCTTGGCAAATGTGGAAATCGTAAAATTTTCATCGATAGACTTATTGAATTCAATCGACATATCCGACCCGTCCTGCCCGATTTGAATAACGGAATCCTCGTAAAATAAATTGGCTATATGATTAAGAACACGTGTCCAGTCTTCCTTGAATTGCTCATTAATATGAATCGTTTTCATGTTATTCTCTACCTTCTTATTATAATAAATAAAAAATCTATCTCATTGTAACAAATATTAAGGTAGAAGAAAAAAAACATGTTTATTGTTAGTAAATTTAATTGGAATAATTGCCCCTCAATATCATCAAAATTAAAAGGAGCCACACAATAGTGTGACCCCCCTGGATCTTATAGTCCGTCGTATAAAGCTTGAATTGGTTGTGTAATAATGCGGTTTACTTCTTGAATGACCTCACTTAATGCCATTTCCGCTTCCAGCATACCAATAATTTTAGCATTTTGCTGTGCCAGCTGTGCTGTTTTTTGTAAGAATACGTATTCTTCTTCTGTAATTTCTTCACCGGCATTTTGTTTTGCCTGCATTTTTAATTGAACATCGCGGAAGTTTGTGAATAATACTTTCGCTTCCTCATCTGCACGTACAGTTTCCACTGCATTCTTTAAATTTTGAAACTCATCAGTCTTGCGGAATGTTGCTTCAAGTTTATTAATATCTTCGTAAATATTAATCATGTAATATTCCTACTTTCTCTTTTTAGTTCGTCAAAAAGACGATTAACGCTTGAATGATCCCGACAAGACCACCAATTATGCCGCCCAGCCACGTGATTAACTTCAGCTCTTTACTAATAATGCCTAGTACAAGTTCTTCTAATTTGGCGATAGGGAAAGAATCAACCTGCTCTCGAACGACTTCCGCTAAATTCAATCGCTTCAGTACGTCTTCGATTTTTCCTTCTGCTGCAATGAATGTTTTATCCATCATTTTAGGTAGCAGATCATTTGCAGCCCAGTCTATTCCTTGTGGCCAATAGTCATTAATCGTTTTATCCAGGCGTGCCTCCAAAGCAAGTGCATTTTTTGCATAGCTCTGGATACTCGTTTCAATCGTATCAAAATTTACGTCATTCATAAAGTCCATGGCCGGGCGATTTTTAATTTTCTCCCATTCTGTAGTAAATATTCGTTGTAAAAGTGCAGCTGTTCCGGGAGCTTTTAAAAACTTTATAAGCTCCCGCTGTACTTTATCAACAAGGGATGTCGAGTCTCCCAAAAACATTTGAATCATTCCGCCAAATGAACCTTTTGTCGACAAGAAGTCATCCAGCATATTTTTGATTGTCATCGTACCTTCCGGCGACAGAAAATAATCTTCACCCTTTTGCAGTATCTGAACGACAGCCTCATCGATTTTCTGGTCCAGTACAGGCTCCAAATCATTCGGTAACAGTTCACGAATCGATTTAGTTGATAACGTATTTTTTACTTTATGGAACTGTACGTGAATAAGTTCATCCACTTTCCCTTCCACTGTTTGCGGTAATTGTGTAAAACCCGCCAAACGAACCCAATCATTAATTGTTTTTTCGTTAGTAAATATTTCTTGTGTCACTTTATTTTGTGCAAAGGTTAATACATTTTCGCGTATTTCCTTTGATAAAAACTTCTTCTTAATTGTTTCGGGTGTCAGTAAATATTCCGAAACGGTTTTCCCTAACTGAATCGCCAAATCTCCACGGCGTTTCGGGATCAGACCCGGCGTTAACGGCAGCTTCCATTTTTTAAAATAGATTGGCCTATACGGTCTAAACAGCATTTTGATTGCCATATAGTTCGTCGCTGCACCAACGACAGCCCCTACAACACCAAGCAGGAATAATAGCGAAATAAATTCTCCCATTTTGCTCACTCTTTCTTCATCATGTGTATGTTCTATTATTAATTTCAAAAAAGAAAAATTGCAACAATGTACTACTTTCTTGTACGATAAAAATGGGAGGGAAGTTTCATGATTCAACATTTTAGCTATAAACCATTATTTAAAAACAGCCAAATTCCGGGGTGGTCCATCCGCTTTTTCTATGAGCAGAAGCGTTATACAGCGGAATATTATAAAGATGGAAGCATCAAATTCTTTGGGGAAAGTCCTGCTGAAAAACAGAAAGAGCAGCTTGAGAAAATGATTCACGAGTTGATGCTCTTTCATGTTTACGAATAAAAAAAGAAATGGGAGCAGTCGAATTTCCGATGCTCCCATTTTTATGCGCGTTACGAGTTAATCATAATTTAATAGCTGGCTGCAGGAAATTATAGTTGCTGGCGTTTGCTAATTATTCTGCCTACTAAATTATCATTATCTACCATTTCACAGTAGCATAATTATATCAAAATTTCAATTTTCTATTAATTCATATAAACGTGCTAAAAATTTATTTCCGGATTATTTAACCCGAATTGTAGATTGGATAATTCAAATTTCATTCCACCATCTTTTTCCTCAAATTTCAAATTCATAAATTGTTTTTTTTACGTAAATATTTTATGATTGTAGTATTAAAATTTTTTTAGGAGGTGTACTCTTTATTTGCCACGCTCATTTGCGCCGCAAATAGGGAATATAGTTGGACGTAGACATAGGAATCGAACTAACCATTAGGTTGATAGCATTTGCTATCTTAATTGCCGCTACGGCATTTTTTGTTGCAACTGAGTTTGCAATAGTTAAAGTAAGAACGACAAAAATCGATCAGCTCGTTGCAGAAGGAAATAAATCTGCGATAAGGGCAAAAAAGGTAATTTCAAACCTCGATGAGTATTTATCTGCTTGTCAGCTCGGAATTACGATTACGGCATTAGGACTCGGATGGCTCGGAGAACCGACTTTCGAAATCATTCTTCATCCAGTATTTGAGTTCTTTAACTTAAGTGGTAATGTCACAACTGTTCTTTCATTTATTGTTGCCTTCTCACTCGTAACATTTATACACGTTGTCGTAGGGGAATTAGCACCAAAAACTCTCGCTATTCAAAAAGCAGAAGCCGTAACATTAAAGCTGTCAGGATTTTTAATTCTGTTCCACAATATCATGTATCCTTTCATCCGTGCTTTAAACGGATCGGCACGTGGACTAACTGGACTTTTCGGCTTAAAAATGATTTCTGAATCTGAAGAAGCGCACTCTGAAGAAGAGCTTCGCATGATTTTATCAGACAGCTTTAAAGGTGGGGAAATTAACCACTCGGAATACGAATATGTAAATAGTATTTTTGAGTTTTCTGATCGAATAGCGAAGGAGATAATGGTACCTCGAACTGAAATTATCAGTATTGAAAGAGGTCAAACGATTCGCGAAGTATTTGAAGTAATGGGCATTGAGCAATATACACGTTACCCTGTTACAGATGGCGATAAAGACCATGTCATCGGCCTTGTTAATATGAAACATTTATTAACAGCCTATATTAAAGATTCAGCAAATGGCGATAAGCTTGTTGATGATTATATGCAACCGGTGATTCGGGTAATCGAAACAATTCCTATTAGTGATTTATTGTTAAAAATCCAAAATGAACGTATCCACATGGCCATTTTAATGGATGAATACGGTGGTACTTCCGGTTTAGTAACAATTGAAGATATCATCGAGGAAATTATCGGTGATATTCAAGATGAATTCGATGAAGATGAAATTCCGGAAATACAGGAAATCGCAGAAGATCACTACATCTTTGACTCTAAAATGTTATTGCAGGAAATGAACGATATTTTAGGTACAACAATTGAAGATGAAGATATCGACACAATCGGCGGCTGGTTCATGACACAACGCTTCGATGTTCAAGAGGGCGATATCATTGAATCAGAAGGCTATAGGTTCAAAGTAACCGAACTGGACGGCCACCACATTTTGTATATTGAAGTAACAAAACTTCCACCGTCTGAAACGACAGATGGGGAAATTCTATAACCGATACAAAAAACCTCACTCTTTTTCCTTCTGGAGAAAAAGTGAGGTTTTTAATTTCTCGGATGATTCGCCCTGCTTGTATTTAGCTTGTATTTAGCTTTCATTCGTTTCCGTCAAATTATGTTTTACTGCGTATAAAGCCGCCTGTGTACGGTCCTGTACATGGAGCTTAGCAAAAATATTCGATATATGGGTTTTAACCGTTTTTTCCGTTACATATAACGAAGAAGCGATTTCCCTGTTGCTTTTCCCCTTAGTCAGTTCCGCCAATACGTCCTGTTCCCTCGGTGTCAGCGGATTTAAAATATGGGGCTTGTTCTCGTCTTCGCGCAAGCCTTCTTCCAATTGCGTAGTCGCATCCGGATGAATCGTATTTTCGCCGCGCATTATCTGACGGATCGATTCGACCAAATCATCCGGTTCGATATCTTTTAGCTGGTAGCCGGATGCCCCTGCATCTATTGCCGGCAGCACATGGTCTTTATCCGAAAAGCTTGTCAGCATCAGTATTTTAATATGCGGCCAATGATTTTTTATTTTCTTTGTTGCCTGGATGCCGTCCATCTCGGGCATGACCAGGTCCATTAAAACAATATCGGGAGAAAGTTGTTCAACAAGCTCTACTGCTTCCAGTCCGTTTTTCGCTTCTCCTACAACTTCGATATCCTTTTGGGTTTTTAAAAAGAATAATAGTCCCCGTCTTACTACATGATGGTCGTCTGCTATTAGTACCCGTATCATCAAATCCCCCCTAGTATGGTAAACGGACAAGTAATTCTGTTCCTTTTCCAATTTCACTTACCCAATCCGCGTTTCCTCCAACTGCATGTGCCCTGTCAATAATTGATTGCATGCCGATTGATGGTATACGGCGATGTGCCTCCACATTAAAGCCGTGGCCTGTATCATTTACAACGAGTAATACATCGGTAGCGGTCACGTTTAAATATATTTCCACAGTTTTTACTCCAGCATGTTTCCGTACATTATTCAATGCTTCCTGAGTAATTCGGAAAAGGGTTTCCTCTACTCGTGAAGGAAATTGAATGACACCCGAAACATTGACCGTTAATTTCAGACTCAGCATTTCTGCATACACTTTGATTGCTTCAATGAGTCCGCTTTCCAACCCTTTTGGACGGAGCTGCCAAATGAGTGCACGCATTTCCGTCAACGCCTCCTGTGTAAGCTGCTGAATATCTTTAAATGTATCTTTAATATCCTGCTCGTTGCTCATCTCCACTCCAGCACGGGCTGTCAGTGTTACCGAAAAAAGCAGCTGGTTGACAGAATCATGTAAATCGCGCGCTAAACGGTTACGTTCCTGAACAAGCGCGATTTCCTGCTGTTCATTTGTCAAGTAAATACGTTTAATCGCAGAACCCATCTGAAAGGCTACCGATTCGAGTAGATCCAGCTCCTCGTCCGAAAAGCGTACCGTATTCCTGGAAGCGACATTCAGCAAGCCGAAACGTTCCTGTCCTGACTGCAATGGTACAGTCGCATGATGGGTAATTTCGTTATGGTCGCCAACATTTGCGGCGATGGCACTTTCTATGCGCTGGCATTCAATAATATTCGAAGCTTTCTTTAATTCTTCATTGCGGAAACGGGACACACACCAGCATCCGCCCTTCTTTAAATAGTGGCACCCATTATGGCTAAGCGCATCCGGTAAATCCTGCTTCACGACAAGTTCCGATTTCCCTTTTTCATCGATAAAGAAAATCCATCCTGTCTCAAATTTCGTACCGCTTAAAAATTTCGACAGCGCACCATTCAGCATCGGAATCATCTCTGTTTCCTCGTTTAACAGCTCAGCAATTTCTTTTAATATGGCAATATTCGATTGGTCTTTTGTCATACTGGCTCTTCCTTTGCAACTTCACTTTTCTATATCATACCATTTCCATTAAATAGAACGCACCGCTATCCCTCTCATACTTTTGAACGAAAAAAATCCCGCTATCTTTTACGATAGCAGGATTTCCCTGTAAGTTATTTCAAATATTCCACGCGATAAACATCATGGCGTCTGTCTTTAAGGTGCTTCACGGTACCGTCTTGTCGTTGTCGCCGCAATATTTCCAGATCGACATCTCCGATTAATACCATTTCCAGGTTCGGACTCGTTTCTCCGACAATTCCATCCCGCGCAAATTCAAAATCGCTTGGTGCGAAGATGGCCGATTGCGCATATTGGATATCCATGTTTTCCGTTTCAGGCAAGTTGCCGACCGTTCCGGAAATCACCGTATAAATCTGGTTTTCAACCGCACGTGCCTGTGCACAATAGCGCACGCGT
This genomic window contains:
- a CDS encoding YlbF family regulator codes for the protein MINIYEDINKLEATFRKTDEFQNLKNAVETVRADEEAKVLFTNFRDVQLKMQAKQNAGEEITEEEYVFLQKTAQLAQQNAKIIGMLEAEMALSEVIQEVNRIITQPIQALYDGL
- a CDS encoding response regulator transcription factor, with the protein product MIRVLIADDHHVVRRGLLFFLKTQKDIEVVGEAKNGLEAVELVEQLSPDIVLMDLVMPEMDGIQATKKIKNHWPHIKILMLTSFSDKDHVLPAIDAGASGYQLKDIEPDDLVESIRQIMRGENTIHPDATTQLEEGLREDENKPHILNPLTPREQDVLAELTKGKSNREIASSLYVTEKTVKTHISNIFAKLHVQDRTQAALYAVKHNLTETNES
- a CDS encoding YheE family protein, whose protein sequence is MIQHFSYKPLFKNSQIPGWSIRFFYEQKRYTAEYYKDGSIKFFGESPAEKQKEQLEKMIHELMLFHVYE
- a CDS encoding hemolysin family protein codes for the protein MIAFAILIAATAFFVATEFAIVKVRTTKIDQLVAEGNKSAIRAKKVISNLDEYLSACQLGITITALGLGWLGEPTFEIILHPVFEFFNLSGNVTTVLSFIVAFSLVTFIHVVVGELAPKTLAIQKAEAVTLKLSGFLILFHNIMYPFIRALNGSARGLTGLFGLKMISESEEAHSEEELRMILSDSFKGGEINHSEYEYVNSIFEFSDRIAKEIMVPRTEIISIERGQTIREVFEVMGIEQYTRYPVTDGDKDHVIGLVNMKHLLTAYIKDSANGDKLVDDYMQPVIRVIETIPISDLLLKIQNERIHMAILMDEYGGTSGLVTIEDIIEEIIGDIQDEFDEDEIPEIQEIAEDHYIFDSKMLLQEMNDILGTTIEDEDIDTIGGWFMTQRFDVQEGDIIESEGYRFKVTELDGHHILYIEVTKLPPSETTDGEIL
- a CDS encoding DUF445 domain-containing protein encodes the protein MGEFISLLFLLGVVGAVVGAATNYMAIKMLFRPYRPIYFKKWKLPLTPGLIPKRRGDLAIQLGKTVSEYLLTPETIKKKFLSKEIRENVLTFAQNKVTQEIFTNEKTINDWVRLAGFTQLPQTVEGKVDELIHVQFHKVKNTLSTKSIRELLPNDLEPVLDQKIDEAVVQILQKGEDYFLSPEGTMTIKNMLDDFLSTKGSFGGMIQMFLGDSTSLVDKVQRELIKFLKAPGTAALLQRIFTTEWEKIKNRPAMDFMNDVNFDTIETSIQSYAKNALALEARLDKTINDYWPQGIDWAANDLLPKMMDKTFIAAEGKIEDVLKRLNLAEVVREQVDSFPIAKLEELVLGIISKELKLITWLGGIIGGLVGIIQALIVFLTN
- a CDS encoding coproporphyrinogen III oxidase is translated as MKTIHINEQFKEDWTRVLNHIANLFYEDSVIQIGQDGSDMSIEFNKSIDENFTISTFAKLKVDGQEYTSDYSIKYSTEGTEKEQNIRMKRALSHVMLDVLEQYSGMTQQWGILTGVRPTKLYHKYRKAGMNDEQIAAVLKEDYRISDQKIALMKAIVERQLTVIPDLDELGKEISIYIGVPFCPTMCAYCTFPAYAIQSNRKAGRVEKFIDGLHIELREMGKWLTEKNMRITSIYWGGGTPTSIEAHEMDALYKTMFDAFPNPETIREITVEAGRPDTITPEKIEVLKKWGIDRISVNPQSYTQETLKAIGRHHTVEETVEKFWLSRNSGMNNINMDLIIGLPNEGIEEFEHSLAESAKMQPESLTVHTLSFKRASEMTRNKDKYKVADRDTVGKMMQMATEWTAENGYVPYYLYRQKNILGNLENVGYCKPEEESIYNIVIMEEVQTILGIGCGASSKFVHPTTGKITQFHNPKDPAAYILTFEESIAKKIAILDELYS
- a CDS encoding GAF domain-containing sensor histidine kinase; translation: MTKDQSNIAILKEIAELLNEETEMIPMLNGALSKFLSGTKFETGWIFFIDEKGKSELVVKQDLPDALSHNGCHYLKKGGCWCVSRFRNEELKKASNIIECQRIESAIAANVGDHNEITHHATVPLQSGQERFGLLNVASRNTVRFSDEELDLLESVAFQMGSAIKRIYLTNEQQEIALVQERNRLARDLHDSVNQLLFSVTLTARAGVEMSNEQDIKDTFKDIQQLTQEALTEMRALIWQLRPKGLESGLIEAIKVYAEMLSLKLTVNVSGVIQFPSRVEETLFRITQEALNNVRKHAGVKTVEIYLNVTATDVLLVVNDTGHGFNVEAHRRIPSIGMQSIIDRAHAVGGNADWVSEIGKGTELLVRLPY